In Geobacter anodireducens, a genomic segment contains:
- a CDS encoding 1-(5-phosphoribosyl)-5-((5-phosphoribosylamino)methylideneamino)imidazole-4-carboxamide isomerase (catalyzes the formation of 5-(5-phospho-1-deoxyribulos-1-ylamino)methylideneamino-l-(5-hosphoribosyl)imidazole-4-carboxamide from 1-(5-phosphoribosyl)-5-[(5-phosphoribosylamino)methylideneamino] imidazole-4-carboxamide) produces MIVIPAIDLKEGKCVRLEQGLMEKDTVFCDSPADQAREWVRQGAELLHIVDLDGAFAGEPKNRASIEAIAKAIAIPTQLGGGIRDIPTIEAYLSLGIGRVILGTAAQRNPELVEDACRLFPGRIVVGIDAKNGMVAVQGWAEVTGVTAVDLAQRFEGYGVAAIIYTDIARDGMMQGPNIEATRALAEAVSIPVIASGGVSSLKDIENLMAIEASGIAGVITGKAVYTGAINLAEAVALTKRGGA; encoded by the coding sequence ATGATCGTCATCCCCGCCATCGACCTTAAGGAAGGAAAGTGCGTCCGCCTCGAACAGGGGCTCATGGAGAAGGATACCGTTTTCTGCGACAGCCCCGCCGACCAGGCCCGGGAGTGGGTGCGCCAGGGGGCGGAGTTGCTCCACATTGTCGACCTGGACGGCGCCTTTGCCGGCGAACCCAAGAACCGCGCCTCCATCGAGGCCATTGCCAAGGCCATTGCCATCCCCACCCAGTTGGGGGGCGGCATCCGGGACATCCCCACCATCGAGGCATACCTTTCCCTCGGCATCGGCCGGGTGATCCTCGGCACTGCGGCCCAGCGGAACCCCGAACTGGTGGAGGATGCCTGCCGTCTCTTCCCCGGTCGGATCGTGGTGGGGATCGATGCCAAAAACGGCATGGTCGCGGTCCAGGGGTGGGCCGAGGTCACCGGCGTCACGGCGGTGGATCTGGCCCAGCGGTTCGAGGGCTACGGCGTGGCCGCCATCATCTACACCGACATCGCCCGGGACGGTATGATGCAGGGGCCGAACATCGAGGCAACCAGGGCTCTGGCCGAGGCGGTCTCGATCCCGGTCATCGCCTCCGGAGGGGTGTCGTCCCTGAAGGATATCGAGAACCTGATGGCCATCGAGGCGAGCGGTATCGCCGGAGTCATCACCGGCAAGGCGGTCTACACCGGGGCCATCAATCTGGCCGAGGCGGTGGCGCTCACGAAGCGGGGAGGCGCCTGA